The window gatggtaaaaaaaaaaaataaaaattaaaaattaaccCACAACTTctgtgaaagtattctgttcaacTTTAACTGacaatgtaaatatttgtcaAAAGCTGGACAATTTAGGCTAAAACCTCAAAGCGACTCCAATAGAAGCTGAAGCACGAACGTTCTTTCATATTTTGTGTGAATTATTATCTAAGGCAAATCATTTAAATCTTAAGGTCTTTTGATAAAAACACACTCTTCCTCTGAGGCAACAGTTAAAACCAAGTAATACATTTTCTGGTCTAAAATATAAGGAAATGGACTTTTGGGTTGCTTTTTTTCTCAGGTGAAACTGGAATTGTGGAAAAAATTGGCTCCATCAACATGCAGAAAGGAAGTAGGAATTGTCCAGGCTTTTGTCCCAGTCTTTTAAATTTTGCCTGGTTATCGAAAGCTTCCCTTATTTTTAATCACTCTGATtagaaggaaaaagaggagaagctgaagaggaggTCCTGGAATACTTGAAGGAGATTAAACCCGGAATGATCGTTTTGGTGGCCTCGTTCGGCGACGTGACGCCAAAGTGAGCCTGATTTTTAGAGCGGGGGTAGGGAAGGGAGGAGGTGCTCCTTGGTGttccacctctgtctctgctTAGGCTTACAGAAGAAGTGAGGGGGCTCTTCGCTGGAATGGGAAGCGCTTTGGTCACGTCGGTGAAAGCCAGAGACAACTGGGTGTTTGCAGGAAGGGCAGGCGGCGCAGACAGGAGCCTGTACGAGAAGGTCAGCGAGCATTTGTctaccccctcccccaccgttCTACTGCCTCTCCTGATGCTGAAAGTGTCTTCTGTCTTGTCCACCTGTCAGACAGCCGTCAACGAAAAGAAAACCAACGCCTACGAGGGCTGGCCGGGGCAGGTGGAGGTTGGAGGCTGTTATCCACGGACCCAAACTAACCAGACctagaaagaagaagaagaacatcaGTCCTGGTGTTGCGGGACTTTTATGAATAAACCACGTTGTACCTGACCGGCATATCACTACAGCAGTTTGCCCCTCTGGGATATATGAACATGATTTTTAAAGaggattatttattattcaacTGTGAATAAAAGCCTCAGTGGAGCCCCCCAGTCTCCTATTCTATGTTCATATTTATTGCATGTAGGTCTGGAAGTGTGCTGGTGATGAAGCGGCGATGCAGGTTGAGCCTTGTAGCAGGTCAGGAAGTTCATTGAACATCTCTGAACAGATACAGATGcaaatgcaaaaagaaaaaaaaacaaagcttttggGCTTTTTAATGGCCGAGACGCAATCAGGCCCGGCAGtgtgacctactgacctcctcCTGTAGGAGATCTATTTTCACCTGTGTTAgatctttccttccttcccgtAGTGTTGCTCTTAGCATGGATCAACTGTGTGCACTCAGCCATGAACTACTGTTTGTGCTGATCTACAGCCATGCCTGGAATTATATGTCCTACTTCTTTAACATAAAAAAGTCATCAAAATTTTCAAAAAGCACTGATTTATTGTGTTATTGTGGAAAATTGATGCCCAGCGAGCAGGCTAATCCCAGCTGTTCTCAGTGCATGTGATCAGATTTCTGGAAAAGCGCAAGTCAAACTAGACAGCTCGGCAGATTAGAGGGTCCTAA is drawn from Takifugu rubripes chromosome 19, fTakRub1.2, whole genome shotgun sequence and contains these coding sequences:
- the LOC101068087 gene encoding protein FAM3C isoform X1 — protein: MRHRAALYLLAAAVALLLTWKIPINSFDVQEKARNILDSNYIDRIKGKFKAVKTSADLKCRLSKVCPPDHFAMRLTSGAADVVGPQICFEGKIIMSHVLNNVGPGLNIAVIDGETGIVEKIGSINMQKGKGKRGEAEEEVLEYLKEIKPGMIVLVASFGDVTPKLTEEVRGLFAGMGSALVTSVKARDNWVFAGRAGGADRSLYEKPSTKRKPTPTRAGRGRWRLEAVIHGPKLTRPRKKKKNISPGVAGLL
- the LOC101068087 gene encoding protein FAM3C isoform X2, whose protein sequence is MRHRAALYLLAAAVALLLTWKIPINSFDVQEKARNILDSNYIDRIKGKFKAVKTSADLKCRLSKVCPPDHFAMRLTSGAADVVGPQICFEGKIIMSHVLNNVGPGLNIAVIDGETGIVEKIGSINMQKGRKRGEAEEEVLEYLKEIKPGMIVLVASFGDVTPKLTEEVRGLFAGMGSALVTSVKARDNWVFAGRAGGADRSLYEKPSTKRKPTPTRAGRGRWRLEAVIHGPKLTRPRKKKKNISPGVAGLL
- the LOC101068087 gene encoding protein FAM3C isoform X3, producing MRHRAALYLLAAAVALLLTWKIPINSFDVQEKARNILDSNYIDRIKGKFKAVKTSADLKCRLSKVCPPDHFAMRLTSGAADVVGPQICFEGKIIMSHVLNNVGPGLNIAVIDGETGIVEKIGSINMQKGKGKRGEAEEEVLEYLKEIKPGMIVLVASFGDVTPKLTEEVRGLFAGMGSALVTSVKARDNWVFAGRAGGADRSLYEKTAVNEKKTNAYEGWPGQVEVGGCYPRTQTNQT